The proteins below are encoded in one region of Homo sapiens chromosome 8, GRCh38.p14 Primary Assembly:
- the KLF10 gene encoding Krueppel-like factor 10 isoform b (isoform b is encoded by transcript variant 2), with amino-acid sequence MEERMEMISERPKESMYSWNKTAEKSDFEAVEALMSMSCSWKSDFKKYVENRPVTPVSDLSEEENLLPGTPDFHTIPAFCLTPPYSPSDFEPSQVSNLMAPAPSTVHFKSLSDTAKPHIAAPFKEEEKSPVSAPKLPKAQATSVIRHTADAQLCNHQTCPMKAASILNYQNNSFRRRTHLNVEAARKNIPCAAVSPNRSKCERNTVADVDEKASAALYDFSVPSSETVICRSQPAPVSPQQKSVLVSPPAVSAGGVPPMPVICQMVPLPANNPVVTTVVPSTPPSQPPAVCPPVVFMGTQVPKGAVMFVVPQPVVQSSKPPVVSPNGTRLSPIAPAPGFSPSAAKVTPQIDSSRIRSHICSHPGCGKTYFKSSHLKAHTRTHTGEKPFSCSWKGCERRFARSDELSRHRRTHTGEKKFACPMCDRRFMRSDHLTKHARRHLSAKKLPNWQMEVSKLNDIALPPTPAPTQ; translated from the exons ATG gaggaaagaatggaaatGATTTCTGAAAGGCCAAAAGAGAGTATGTATTCCTGGAACAAAACTGCAGAGAAAAGTGATTTTGAAGCTGTAGAAGCACTTATGTCAATGAGCTGCAGTTGGAAGTCTGATTTTAAGAAATACGTTGAAAACAGACCTGTTACACCAGTATCTGATTTGTCAGAGGAAGAGAATCTGCTTCCGGGAACACCTGATTTTCATACAATCCCAGCATTT tGTTTGACTCCACCTTACAGTCCTTCTGACTTTGAACCCTCTCAAGTGTCAAATCTGATGGCACCAGCGCCATCTACTGTACACTTCAAGTCACTCTCAGATACTGCCAAACCTCACATTGCCGCACCtttcaaagaggaagaaaagagccCAGTATCTGCCCCCAAACTCCCCAAAGCTCAGGCAACAAGTGTGATTCGTCATACAGCTGATGCCCAGCTATGTAACCACCAGACCTGCCCAATGAAAGCAGCCAGCATCCTCAACTATCAGAACAATTCTTTTAGAAGAAGAACCCACCTAAATGTTGAGGCTGCAAGAAAGAACATACCATGTGCCGCTGTGTCACCAAACAGATCCAAATGTGAGAGAAACACAGTGGCAGATGTTGATGAGAAAGCAAGTGCTGCACTTTATGACTTTTCTGTGCCTTCCTCAGAGACGGTCATCTGCAGGTCTCAGCCAGCCCCTGTGTCCCCACAACAGAAGTCAGTGTTGGTCTCTCCACCTGCAGTATCTGCAGGGGGAGTGCCACCTATGCCGGTCATCTGCCAGATGGTTCCCCTTCCTGCCAACAACCCTGTTGTGACAACAGTCGTTCCCAGCACTCCTCCCAGCCAGCCACCAGCCGTTTGCCCCCCTGTTGTGTTCATGGGCACACAAGTCCCCAAAGGCGCTGTCATGTTTGTGGTACCCCAGCCCGTTGTGCAGAGTTCAAAGCCTCCGGTGGTGAGCCCGAATGGCACCAGACTCTCTCCCATTGCCCCTGCTCCTGGGTTTTCCCCTTCAGCAGCAAAAGTCACTCCTCAGATTGATTCATCAAGGATAAGGAGTCACATCTGTAGCCACCCAGGATGTGGCAAGACATACTTTAAAAGTTCCCATCTGAAGGCCCACACGAGGACGCACACAG GAGAAAAGCCTTTCAGCTGTAGCTGGAAAGGTTGTGAAAGGAGGTTTGCCCGTTCTGATGAACTGTCCAGACACAGGCGAACCCACACGGGTGAGAAGAAATTTGCGTGCCCCATGTGTGACCGGCGGTTCATGAGGAGTGACCATTTGACCAAGCATGCCCGGCGCCATCTATCAGCCAAGAAGCTACCAAACTGGCAGATGGAAGTGAGCAAGCTAAATGACATTGCTCTACCTCCAACCCCTGCTCCCACACAGTGA
- the KLF10 gene encoding Krueppel-like factor 10 isoform a (isoform a is encoded by transcript variant 1), whose translation MLNFGASLQQTAEERMEMISERPKESMYSWNKTAEKSDFEAVEALMSMSCSWKSDFKKYVENRPVTPVSDLSEEENLLPGTPDFHTIPAFCLTPPYSPSDFEPSQVSNLMAPAPSTVHFKSLSDTAKPHIAAPFKEEEKSPVSAPKLPKAQATSVIRHTADAQLCNHQTCPMKAASILNYQNNSFRRRTHLNVEAARKNIPCAAVSPNRSKCERNTVADVDEKASAALYDFSVPSSETVICRSQPAPVSPQQKSVLVSPPAVSAGGVPPMPVICQMVPLPANNPVVTTVVPSTPPSQPPAVCPPVVFMGTQVPKGAVMFVVPQPVVQSSKPPVVSPNGTRLSPIAPAPGFSPSAAKVTPQIDSSRIRSHICSHPGCGKTYFKSSHLKAHTRTHTGEKPFSCSWKGCERRFARSDELSRHRRTHTGEKKFACPMCDRRFMRSDHLTKHARRHLSAKKLPNWQMEVSKLNDIALPPTPAPTQ comes from the exons ATGCTCAACTTCGGTGCCTCTCTCCAGCAGACTGCG gaggaaagaatggaaatGATTTCTGAAAGGCCAAAAGAGAGTATGTATTCCTGGAACAAAACTGCAGAGAAAAGTGATTTTGAAGCTGTAGAAGCACTTATGTCAATGAGCTGCAGTTGGAAGTCTGATTTTAAGAAATACGTTGAAAACAGACCTGTTACACCAGTATCTGATTTGTCAGAGGAAGAGAATCTGCTTCCGGGAACACCTGATTTTCATACAATCCCAGCATTT tGTTTGACTCCACCTTACAGTCCTTCTGACTTTGAACCCTCTCAAGTGTCAAATCTGATGGCACCAGCGCCATCTACTGTACACTTCAAGTCACTCTCAGATACTGCCAAACCTCACATTGCCGCACCtttcaaagaggaagaaaagagccCAGTATCTGCCCCCAAACTCCCCAAAGCTCAGGCAACAAGTGTGATTCGTCATACAGCTGATGCCCAGCTATGTAACCACCAGACCTGCCCAATGAAAGCAGCCAGCATCCTCAACTATCAGAACAATTCTTTTAGAAGAAGAACCCACCTAAATGTTGAGGCTGCAAGAAAGAACATACCATGTGCCGCTGTGTCACCAAACAGATCCAAATGTGAGAGAAACACAGTGGCAGATGTTGATGAGAAAGCAAGTGCTGCACTTTATGACTTTTCTGTGCCTTCCTCAGAGACGGTCATCTGCAGGTCTCAGCCAGCCCCTGTGTCCCCACAACAGAAGTCAGTGTTGGTCTCTCCACCTGCAGTATCTGCAGGGGGAGTGCCACCTATGCCGGTCATCTGCCAGATGGTTCCCCTTCCTGCCAACAACCCTGTTGTGACAACAGTCGTTCCCAGCACTCCTCCCAGCCAGCCACCAGCCGTTTGCCCCCCTGTTGTGTTCATGGGCACACAAGTCCCCAAAGGCGCTGTCATGTTTGTGGTACCCCAGCCCGTTGTGCAGAGTTCAAAGCCTCCGGTGGTGAGCCCGAATGGCACCAGACTCTCTCCCATTGCCCCTGCTCCTGGGTTTTCCCCTTCAGCAGCAAAAGTCACTCCTCAGATTGATTCATCAAGGATAAGGAGTCACATCTGTAGCCACCCAGGATGTGGCAAGACATACTTTAAAAGTTCCCATCTGAAGGCCCACACGAGGACGCACACAG GAGAAAAGCCTTTCAGCTGTAGCTGGAAAGGTTGTGAAAGGAGGTTTGCCCGTTCTGATGAACTGTCCAGACACAGGCGAACCCACACGGGTGAGAAGAAATTTGCGTGCCCCATGTGTGACCGGCGGTTCATGAGGAGTGACCATTTGACCAAGCATGCCCGGCGCCATCTATCAGCCAAGAAGCTACCAAACTGGCAGATGGAAGTGAGCAAGCTAAATGACATTGCTCTACCTCCAACCCCTGCTCCCACACAGTGA